One genomic segment of Paenibacillus xylanexedens includes these proteins:
- the cmk gene encoding (d)CMP kinase has translation MASQNTSENGKMNVAIDGPAGAGKSTVARLVAEALAYVYVDTGAMYRAVTLHMLRKGITPEDVTQVLQEAQKLVIDLQPDPDGQKVFCNGEEVTSEIRSREVTGIVSRYAQIEGLRTQLVDTQRQMALRKGVVMDGRDIGTTVLPDAEVKIFMTASVEERALRRFKELDPSEGLTLQQLERDIATRDRLDENREISPLRCAEDAIVLDTTEMNIHEVVDKIVSYCTMVRGEIGL, from the coding sequence TTGGCAAGCCAGAACACATCAGAGAACGGGAAAATGAACGTTGCAATTGACGGACCTGCCGGTGCCGGGAAAAGCACGGTGGCCCGATTGGTTGCAGAGGCGCTCGCGTATGTATACGTCGACACAGGCGCAATGTACCGTGCGGTAACCTTGCATATGCTTCGGAAAGGTATTACACCGGAAGATGTGACACAGGTACTTCAGGAAGCCCAAAAGCTGGTCATTGATTTACAACCGGATCCCGACGGACAGAAAGTGTTCTGTAATGGGGAAGAAGTAACCTCGGAAATCCGCTCCCGTGAAGTGACGGGAATCGTGTCCCGATATGCGCAAATCGAGGGGCTGCGTACGCAATTAGTGGATACTCAGCGGCAAATGGCTTTGCGCAAGGGCGTCGTCATGGATGGACGCGATATCGGAACGACAGTATTGCCCGATGCGGAAGTGAAAATCTTCATGACTGCCAGTGTCGAAGAGCGTGCGCTTCGCCGCTTCAAAGAACTGGACCCCTCTGAAGGACTGACGTTGCAACAGCTGGAGCGAGACATTGCCACCCGTGACAGATTGGATGAGAATCGGGAAATTTCCCCATTGCGTTGTGCTGAGGATGCTATCGTCCTTGATACAACGGAGATGAACATTCATGAAGTGGTTGACAAAATCGTATCTTATTGCACAATGGTCAGAGGAGAGATCGGTCTATGA
- the ypeB gene encoding germination protein YpeB, with protein MYKRLSSVMFPIFAVLLVGALVWGYQENQEKNAILIKAENQYQRAFHDLSFHMDKLHSEIGNTLAVHSTSQGMHRKGLMNVWRLTSEAQNEINQLPLTMLPFNETEEFLSRISNFAYRASMRDLTNEPLSEKEMGNLKKLYQNSSEITKNLQDVQQKVLTDRLRWMDAETAMATQEQTMDNTIVDGFRTVNKKVQEYPELDWGPSVSNIYAKRSVKKLDGLPVTKEQIQSKAAKFSDADRSKIQVQENGKGTDWESYTATIDHANNGKLMMDFTRNGGMLISYSDTRPIGTKKVSRQNAMAKAEQFLMNKGYKDMKAVNYDEYGNLGNLTYVRKQGDTLIYPEKMSVRVGLDTGEITGFQASDFVYEHNDMRKIPKATLTEQQARKKLNSEFEENYVRKSLIENDYSKEVLCYEFGGKINGSRYRIYINANTGLEEAVEEIKPVNATS; from the coding sequence ATGTATAAACGATTAAGTTCAGTTATGTTTCCGATATTTGCGGTTCTGCTGGTCGGTGCGCTCGTGTGGGGCTATCAGGAGAATCAGGAGAAGAATGCAATTCTGATCAAGGCAGAGAATCAATATCAGCGTGCCTTTCACGATTTATCTTTTCATATGGACAAATTGCATTCGGAGATTGGCAACACCTTGGCGGTTCACTCTACATCACAGGGGATGCATCGCAAAGGTTTGATGAATGTATGGCGACTCACCAGTGAAGCGCAGAATGAGATCAACCAACTGCCACTCACCATGCTACCATTTAACGAGACAGAGGAGTTTCTCTCGCGTATTTCCAACTTTGCCTATCGGGCGTCGATGCGTGATTTGACGAACGAACCGCTAAGTGAGAAGGAAATGGGCAACCTGAAAAAGCTGTATCAGAATTCATCCGAAATTACCAAGAATCTGCAGGATGTGCAGCAGAAAGTCCTGACGGACCGATTGCGCTGGATGGATGCAGAGACTGCCATGGCAACGCAAGAGCAAACCATGGACAACACGATCGTTGATGGTTTTCGAACAGTGAACAAAAAGGTACAGGAATACCCGGAGCTTGATTGGGGTCCTTCCGTATCCAATATCTATGCAAAACGATCAGTCAAGAAACTGGACGGCTTGCCGGTGACTAAAGAACAGATTCAGAGCAAGGCTGCAAAATTCTCTGATGCGGATCGTAGCAAAATCCAAGTGCAGGAGAACGGCAAAGGAACAGACTGGGAGTCCTACACTGCCACGATTGATCATGCCAATAATGGCAAACTGATGATGGATTTCACCCGTAATGGCGGAATGCTGATCTCTTACAGTGATACGCGTCCAATCGGAACCAAAAAAGTGTCTCGTCAGAATGCCATGGCTAAAGCAGAACAATTTCTAATGAACAAAGGCTATAAGGATATGAAGGCTGTAAACTACGATGAATATGGTAATCTGGGTAACCTTACTTATGTGCGTAAGCAAGGAGACACTTTGATCTATCCCGAGAAAATGTCAGTTCGTGTAGGTTTGGATACAGGCGAAATAACCGGCTTCCAGGCGAGTGACTTTGTTTACGAACATAATGACATGCGCAAAATTCCGAAAGCAACTCTTACGGAGCAACAGGCGCGGAAAAAACTTAATTCGGAGTTCGAAGAAAATTATGTTCGCAAATCCCTGATTGAGAATGATTACAGTAAAGAAGTATTGTGTTATGAATTCGGAGGGAAAATTAACGGTTCTCGTTACCGGATATACATTAATGCGAATACAGGATTAGAAGAAGCGGTTGAAGAGATCAAACCGGTCAATGCAACCTCATAA
- a CDS encoding flagellar brake protein, producing MFPKINEILYIQIASADEKEEHKEYKSRIADMDDSGFLIEVPMQQGSSRLKRLFFGEELSISYITEDGVRHYFNTYVTGFEEDVVRLVRIRKPLPSDISKIQRRSFLRVHANLELAIQSEDLTRAVGMTEDIGGGGLSIYGETGFSIAEGQKLKCWLLVPYRNSTIEHVNFEAEVVRIKTLETGRQLCMLKFVQISDSERQKIIKFCFERQLDYRTK from the coding sequence TTGTTTCCTAAAATAAATGAAATTTTATACATCCAGATTGCCTCTGCAGATGAAAAAGAGGAACACAAAGAGTACAAATCACGCATTGCAGATATGGATGACAGCGGTTTTCTGATTGAGGTCCCGATGCAACAAGGAAGCAGCCGTCTGAAAAGGCTCTTTTTCGGAGAGGAATTGTCCATTTCATATATTACGGAGGATGGGGTCAGGCATTATTTTAATACCTATGTCACGGGATTTGAGGAAGATGTGGTCCGTCTTGTCCGTATCCGCAAACCGCTTCCGAGCGATATATCCAAAATACAACGGCGCAGCTTTCTTCGTGTTCATGCAAACCTCGAATTGGCCATCCAGAGTGAAGACCTGACCCGTGCCGTCGGAATGACTGAAGATATTGGTGGCGGTGGATTGTCCATCTACGGCGAAACAGGTTTTTCAATAGCTGAAGGTCAAAAATTGAAATGCTGGTTGCTGGTACCCTACCGGAATTCAACCATTGAACATGTGAATTTTGAAGCTGAAGTTGTGCGGATCAAAACACTGGAAACCGGCAGACAGCTATGCATGCTGAAATTTGTACAGATTTCAGATTCGGAGCGCCAGAAAATTATCAAGTTTTGTTTTGAACGGCAACTTGACTATCGCACGAAATAG
- a CDS encoding lysophospholipid acyltransferase family protein yields MIYTFCSTLLRIIYTILFRLEAVGRENIPKEGGVLLCSNHISNFDPPTVGIKLRRQVRFMAKSELFEIPVLGRIIKAVGAFPVKRGGVSKESIKTSLNILRDGQVLGIFPSGSRHNDGGIGKKGAASFALRSGATVIPTAIIGNYKVFRKMKVVYGAPVSLDEFKEDPSGEALEKATEKIMSKINEMVQTGVPSK; encoded by the coding sequence ATGATTTACACATTTTGCAGCACATTACTGCGGATCATTTATACCATTCTTTTCCGCTTGGAGGCCGTTGGACGGGAGAATATTCCGAAAGAAGGCGGCGTACTTTTATGTTCCAATCATATTAGTAACTTCGATCCTCCAACCGTTGGTATCAAACTTCGCCGTCAGGTGCGTTTCATGGCCAAAAGCGAATTGTTTGAAATTCCGGTACTCGGCCGAATTATTAAAGCCGTGGGCGCTTTCCCCGTTAAACGTGGAGGTGTCAGCAAGGAATCCATCAAAACCTCACTCAATATTTTGCGTGATGGTCAAGTGCTTGGAATTTTCCCCTCGGGAAGCCGTCACAATGATGGAGGTATCGGCAAAAAAGGGGCAGCGAGTTTTGCTCTCCGCAGTGGCGCTACAGTTATTCCTACTGCTATTATCGGTAACTACAAAGTTTTTCGTAAGATGAAAGTTGTATATGGAGCACCAGTAAGTTTGGACGAGTTCAAGGAAGACCCATCAGGAGAAGCTCTGGAGAAGGCGACTGAAAAGATTATGTCCAAGATTAACGAAATGGTGCAAACGGGCGTGCCAAGCAAGTAA